One Argiope bruennichi chromosome 5, qqArgBrue1.1, whole genome shotgun sequence DNA segment encodes these proteins:
- the LOC129968991 gene encoding uncharacterized protein LOC129968991, which produces MGLESNVVVASSNSRFMIISTQNTFHRVSPFLVHKLIQSTIGEVQDIKKLRSGDLLLQTSEKQALLISKLTKLGDFPVQTALHKTLNFSRGVISEPDLIDLSDGDLVTEFSDQQVCAARRINIRRDGQLIPTKHIVLTFQTPVLPKSVKAGYKICRVRPNIPNPLRCFKCQRYGHSQQACRSKMIMCAKCAEPGHDINNCHSDTMKCVNCSGPHTSFSKSCPKWTLEKVVISTKIRKNISFAEARKLINDRTPKVGASYSGILKATLICNSLQTDSRITQLPPTSSVSNKTTKLPAVSSVSSMSSSYPVTDKTAKRNRSNKTKISTTSSLEACQVNTKQRTKKKALLNRPLVAEDFLKTYTSSSEFSDMELDPSTISKNQSGGEKKKKPPDKS; this is translated from the coding sequence ATGGGTCTTGAATCTAACGTCGTTGTAGCATCATCCAATTCTCGTTTCATGATTATTAGTACTCAAAACACATTTCATCGAGTTTCTCCTTTCCTTGTGCACAAATTGATACAATCGACAATTGGTGAAgtacaagatataaaaaaactaCGTTCTGGTGACCTTTTGTTGCAGACTTCCGAGAAGCAAGCTCTTCTTATTAGTAAACTCACCAAATTAGGAGATTTTCCTGTCCAAACAGCCttacataaaactttaaacttttcacGTGGTGTCATTTCCGAGCCGGATCTCATCGACTTATCTGATGGAGATCTTGTAACAGAATTTTCAGACCAGCAAGTATGCGCCGCGCGTCGTATTAACATTCGACGTGACGGTCAACTTATACCAACAAAACACATTGTATTAACTTTTCAAACTCCAGTTCTTCCTAAATCAGTCAAAGCAGGATACAAAATTTGTAGAGTTCGGCCAAACATACCTAACCCTCTTAGGTGTTTTAAATGCCAAAGGTACGGCCATTCACAGCAAGCATGTCGTAGCAAAATGATCATGTGTGCAAAATGTGCTGAACCTGGACATGACATAAATAATTGCCATTCAGACACCATGAAGTGCGTTAATTGCTCTGGGCCTCATACTTCTTTCTCCAAGTCTTGCCCTAAATGGACTCTAGAGAAGGTGGTGATATCCACAAAAATACGAAAAAACATATCCTTCGCAGaagcaagaaaattaataaatgatagaaCTCCAAAAGTTGGTGCATCTTACTCTGGTATACTTAAAGCAACACTCATATGTAATAGTCTTCAAACCGATTCTCGCATAACTCAATTACCACCCACTAGttcagtttcaaataaaactacaaaattgCCAGCAGTCTCCTCTGTTTCTTCGATGTCATCTAGTTACCCTGTAACTGATAAAACTGCCAAACGTAATCgcagtaataaaacaaaaatctccaCGACATCATCTCTTGAAGCTTGTCAAGTAAATACAAagcaaagaacaaaaaagaaagcattattgaATCGACCCCTTGTGGCAGAGGATTTCTTGAAAACTTATACATCGTCTTCTGAGTTCTCCGATATGGAGTTAGACCCTTCTACTATCTCTAAAAATCAATCaggtggggaaaaaaagaaaaaacctcCAGATAAATCTTAA